The nucleotide sequence ATGCATCTATAGGCAAAGATATTGAAATACCAAGTTTTAAAAGTATAGACTTAACCTCTGAAGAATTAAAAAAATATGTAGGAACTTATGAATGTGAGGAATTACCATTTTCATTGATTTTTAAAACAGATGGCAAAATTTTAAAAGGCGCACCAGAAGGAAGTGATTTGAAAGATTTAAAACCAACCGAAAAAGATGAATTTGCTTTGGAGGCTTTAGGTGTTATTTTAAAATTTGATTTAAGTACAAAATCACTATTGTTTAGTCAATCTGGAGAATCGCAAAAAAAGTGCATTAAGAAAGAGTAATTGATGCTAAACATAATTTAAGTTATTTAAGTTGCTAAATCGGTTATCTGTCGCAATTAGATTTTATAGCTAAAAAAGAAAACTAAGTTTGTTTAACGTTTAATTAAAACCATAACTATGATTACTTTATCTATTACACCAACATCTTTAATTGTTAATCCATTTGCTGACAGGTTTTCGGAGGGAGGACCTTTTATGATGACCTTGATTTTAATTTGCTTATTGCTATCTATTTTCTTTTTAATTAAAGGATTTATGAATGTAAACAAAGACAGTAATAACTCTAAAAAAATGCTCAAACTAGCTATTGATAGTAGCCTTTTAGGATTAGTAATTGGATTTTTCGCTTCTATTTTAGGGCTTATTTCTGCTTTCGATTCTGTTGAAGCAATGGGAAATCCGGATCCATCAGTTTTTGCTGGAGGGTTAAAAGTATCTTTATTGACCGCAACATTTGGGCTATTTACTTTTATTATTGCTAGAATTGGAATACTAATTTTAAAAGGGCTTCACAAGGATTAGAAATTTTTAAACAATAATGAAAAATATGGTAGCTATATCTCGATTTTTAGTAATCCTTGGATTTGTTTTTTTTAATCAAAACATGACCTCTCAGTCCGTAGAGAACAATTCTGTTGAAGTTGAAACAGAAGTTATTGATAGCTTATTTTCAAATATTCTCAATGAATCTCGAGAATATTGGGTAAGACTTCCTGAAAATTATAACCCAAATAGCAAAACTAAATATCCAATCGTCTATTTGTTAGACGGGTTTTCTTTAAAGAACAATTTAGAAACTGTTTACAATAATTATTGGGGACACTACTTACCACACATGATTCTTGTAGGGATTTCTAATAGAACCAACAGAACTAGAGATTTAACTATCTCCAAGATAGAGGAAAGAAGAGGAAGTGCTATGAATCTTGATACTGGAGGAGCTGATAACTTCAGGCAATTTATCGAAAAAGAGCTAATACCATATATTGATAAAACTTACCCAACGACATCGTATAGGACATTAATTGGGCATTCTTATGCAGGTTTATTCGCATTAGATGTGTTAATAAACAATAATCATTTATTTAAAAATTATATCGCTATAGACCCAAGTATTGAATGGGACAATCAAAAGCTTTTAATTCAAGCTAAAGAAAAATTAAAGTCTGAAAGTTTTAAAGGAAAATCACTTTTTGTCTCTCTTGCTGCCGAACAATTACATATGCAAAACGAAGCTGTAACTATGGACAATATTATGGAGGACACTTCTGAGTTTACTTTGTTTGCTCGCTCTATTATCGATTTTTCAAATTTCGCTAGTTCTCAAAAGCAAAATGAATTAAACTTTTCTTGGAAGGTTTATCCAGAAGATCTTCACGGTACAGTACCATTACCAAGTATGAGAGATGGTTTAGTATTTCTGTTTAAATGGTATCAATTTAAATCACCTCAAAAGTATAATAACCCTGAAACTTCAGTTGAGGAATTAAGAGAAATGCTTAAAAACCAAGAAAGAGTTTACTCAAATAATTTTGGCACTCCAACACCTCCAATGATTGAAGAATTATTAAACGCTTATGGTTATATGAATTTACAAATGGCGCAGCCAGAAAAAGCATTGTTATTTTTTAACTTAGCAGTTGAGTATTACCCAAACAGTGCTAATGGATATGATGGGTTAGTCGACTTTTATTTAGAAAAGAAAGACAAAATAAATGCTTTAAAGAATGCTAATAAGGCTTTTGAATTAAATAAAGATGACTATTATAGAAATAGAATAAAATCAATCAAAAAGATGAACTAGTTTAACATAACTAACTATTTTTTTAGCGCCCTTTGGGCGCTTTTTTATTTATAGTTGTTTGATTAAATCTTAAATGCATATATTTGCTAACCGACCAAACGGTCAGTTTGTATTATTATGGATAAAAGAAAACAAATTATAGACGTTGCAACCAAGCTATTCTCTGAAAGAGGATATGAGAATACGCCACTTTCTGCTGTTTGTGAAGTAGCTAATGTTTCCAAAGGACTTATTTTTCATCACTTTAAATCAAAAAATCATTTATTGAGAGAGATATTTTCTAATACCACGAAATTGATAGAAGATATCAATCAATCTAGTAGCTCCAAACAATCTCCTAAAGAAAAGCTCAAGGAAATCATTGAATCTGTATTTAGACAATTAGAAGCAGACAAGCTGTTTTTCCAGTTAAACCTAAATTTAATGTTGCAACCAAGTACAAGAGACGTATTAAATGACTTAATTAAAGAGAGATCTAGCATAATACTTGATTCTACTAAGTTAATATTCAGCGAGATTGATTCAAAAAACGCAGAAGTGTTAAGTTATATGTTCATAGCAGAATTAGATGGAATTGCTCTAAACTATTTATGCATTTTTGAAGACTATCCATTAAGACACATAAAAAAACAAATTCTTGATAAATACACCTAAAATGAATTTTATAAAAACAGATGACTCTAAAACTATAAACGAATTTAGAAAGGCGTTATACAAAACGTTTGTAGCACCATTAGACTCCATGTGGCAAGATTTATACATAGCGTCATCACAAGCATATTTAATTAAAAAAGACAATAAGCATATTGGTTATTGCTGTATTGATAGTAATGCAGCATTATTGCAAGTATTTGTAACAAATGAAAACAGATGTCTAATGCAAACCATCGTTAGAGAATTGATTGATTCAAAACATATATCGTCTGCAAGCTTAAGTGCTATAGAACCAGTATCATTTAATGCTTGTTTATTTCATTCAGCATCAATGAAAACAAATACGTTTTGTTACGAATATTCAAATCGTCCTTTGAATGATAAAAATTCATTAAATGTAGAATTGGTTACTCCAGAATATTCTAATGCAATTAGAAGTTATTATAAGGAGCATGTAGGCTTTGACGATACGTTTGGTTATGTCGATAATTTGGTATCACGAAATGAGTTGTATATGAGTTTAGAAAATGATAAAATTATAGCCACTGGCGAATGTAGATTGAGCGATACGCAATCAAACTACGCCGATGTTGGTGTTTCCGTAAATAAAGAACACAGAAAAAAAGGGTTAGCAACAAAAATGTTGCAACAAATGGCTTTAAAAGCCATTGAGCAAGACAGACACCCAATATGTTCCACAACCATCGATAATGTTGGTTCTCAAAAAGCTATTGAAAGAGCTGGATTTTATTGCTCTAATATTATATTCGATATGAAATTCAATTAAAACGAATTATGACACTTCAAGATTTAGGATATAATGATTCGCTCGAATCTTTTAGAATAGAAAACGGACTTGATACCTTTTTAGTTGGTCGTGTGATTCTCGAACATAAAGAACGTTATGTTGTAAAAACACCTAATGCGGAATTTGATGCCGAACTCATCGGGAATTTAAGATTCACAGCAGAAAGCAGATACGATTTTCCAGCAGTAGGTGATTGGGTAGCTTTTACAGAGTATGATGAAGGCAAAGGGTTAATTCATAAAGTATTTCCTCATCATTCTATTCTCGAAAGACAGGCTGTCGGTAAATCAGGACAGGTACAAATAATTGCAACAAACATTGATTATGGTTTAATTGTACAAGCCGTGGATAGAGATTTTAATTTAAATCGTTTAGAACGCTATTTAACCATTTGCAATGCGGCAAAAGTGAAGCCTATAATTGTGCTAAATAAAACCGATTTGATTAATCAAACGGAATTAAATGCTATTATGAATCGAGTTACAGATAGAATAAAAGACGTAACAACAATTGCAGTAAACAATGAACCTAATGGATATAAAGCGCTAGAAGCTTTTATCAAAAAAGGAAACACCTATTGCTTGTTAGGATCGTCAGGCGTAGGGAAGTCCACCCTGTTAAATGGACTATCTGGTAACGAACTCATGAAAACTGCCGAAATAAGTACTAGCGTCAACAAAGGGAAACATACAACCAGCCATAGAGAGTTAATTGTATTGAAAAATGGAGGTGTTTTAATCGATAACCCTGGAATGAGAGAAGTTGGAATTGCTGATACTACAAGCGGATTAGAAGTCACCTTCGATACTATTTTAGAATATGCACAAAGCTGTAGATTTAAAGATTGCACGCACGAACATGAAAATGGTTGTGCAGTGCAAGAAGCACTAGAAAATGGAGACCTAGATTTAAGTTCTTATACAAATTTTAGAAAAATGGAACGAGAAAAAGAACATTTCGAGTCGGATGCTTTAGAGCGTAAAAAGAAAGACAAAGACTTAGGGAAGTTGATTAAAAAAGTGGTGAGGCAAAAACGAGATTCTAAGTATTGAGTTGTAACAACGTTCCAAATCTCTCGTCGTAAAGGAAACCTAAACATCTAAAATGCAAAATAGTACAACCGAACGCAAAGAAACTTGGAAAACAATCTTTCTTTTCTTAATGATTGTTACAATTATAAGCACACCATTTCATCTTGCAATTGTTAATTTATATCCTTCTCGAATATACGTTGGAGCACTCATGTGGTGTCCAGCAATTGCTGCAATAATTACACTTAAATTAAAAGGACGACCTATTTCTTCCATACATTGGAAATGGGCAGATTGGAAATATATTCGCATGTCTTACTTTATTCCTGCTTTATATGTTTTAATTACCTATATACTCATCTGGATTTTTGGATTAGGAGGATTATCGAATGAAGAGAGCATTATGGAATGGGCTACAGAACTTGGATTAGTTGGAATTGGAACATTAAAACCAGCATTTGCCATAATTATAGGTATTATTTTGCTAGGAACTGTAGGCGTTATAAGGGCAATGGCAACGGTTTTAGGAGAAGAAATAGGGTGGCGAGGTTTTTTAATCTATGAATCAAGAAAGGTGCTTTCTTTTACTGGTGTTTCCTTTTTTGTTGGATTTATCTGGGCCTTCTGGCATTGGCCAATATTATTGTATTACAGTGAAAATGTCACTTTGGAATTTATAACTTTTTTTGTTTTTGTAATTTCGATGTCATTTATTATGACCTACTATACTTTTAAATCTAAAAGTTTATGGCCAGCGGTAATTTTTCACTCAGTAAGTAATGTTTTTGTTCAGAAAATATTCCCTCCAATCACTACAAAAGTTGAAGGCTCAGAACATTGGTTAGGCGAAAACGGAATTATGTTTGCCATTGTAACTTTAGCTTTTGGTATGTATTTTTGGAGAAAAGCAATTAAGGAAAAATTGTAAGCTTAAAGGCATGCTTTATGTTTATAACTTCCTATAATTGCTTGCGCTAAATAGTTGACTTTTTACGTGTTAAAAACTAACTTCGCTTATCGTTTGATATAAAACATTAAAACGTTGTATGTCATAACATTGGGTACAAGGCGGAATCAAACATGGACGAATGCAAAACATATTTAAAAAAAGCCTATCGGTTTTTAACCTTTGATGGATTGTTTAAAACTATTGAAACAAAAAGTTTTAGGTTAACACGAGTTGATAAGTTCAATGATCCATTAGATAATAGTCCGTTAATTACACCTTCAGATTGGATCGAGTATTCTCGAGAAGAGAATAAAGGATTTTTTAGCATTGCAAAAGAACACATTTTTAAAAATGTCTTTAAGAGTAACTACATTTGTTGTTTTAGTAAGCACTACTGCGAAAATGATTCTTATTTAATGTGGTCGCATTATGCCGACTCACATTCTCAAGTTTGCTTTGAAATAGATTTCTCTATTCATAAATATTTAGGAGGACCTTCAGAGGTTAGTTATCCAGATTGCTTAGTAACAGAAAGAGAAAATTTTAAAACTAACAAGGACATTAATGATAGTAAATTAGGACTATTTCTAGTTACAAATAAATTGAATAATTGGTCTTATGAAAGTGAAGTTAGATTGATTGTTGATATTCTTCATCCAAATTTTGATTACCAGAGATTTAAAATAAGTGACAATGCTGATTACATCTTTGCGGATTTTGATTTAAAACTTATTTCAAAAGTAATATTTGGAGTAGAATCAAAATTATTTAATGAACTGAAAACACGATGTTTATTTGAGGGAAATAATTTATACCCAAAATATGAGAAGATGTATATTGATCCGATTGATTTAAAATTAAAAAGTAAAACTTATAAATTCAAATAGCCCAGTACCTAACACTGCATATAATTTATGCTTAAATTTGAACTGAACGATAAAACAAAAATTGTAACAAACTGATTTGCTTTGACCGAAAATCCTAACGGGTTTTCAATCGCACAAATCATATTCAAACCCGATAAGCGCAACTCAAAATGAAACAACTACTTTTTATAATTGCATTTCTTTTTATTCAATCAGTTAGTTACTCACAACATGAAGGCGAAGAACACTATGTGCCAGAAACAAACCCTTTAGTATTAGATAAAATAGAGCAGTGGCAAGATCTTAAATTTGGGCTCTTAATGCATTGGGGAGCCTATAGCCAATGGGGAATTGTAGAGTCTTGGTCTTTATGTCCAGAAGAGTATGGTTGGTGTGAAAGAACCGCAGGTTCAAACCCTAATAATTACAATGTCTATGTTGAAGAATATAGAAATTTAAAGAAAACATTTAACCCTATTAAGTTCAACCCAGAGAAATGGGCAGATGCTGCCAATAAAGCAGGAATGAAGTACGTAATATTCACGACCAAGCATCACGACGGGTTTTCTATGTTTGATTCTAAATACACCGATTATAAAGTCACAGACCCAGAATGTGCATTCTCATCAAATCCAAGAAGTAATATTGCGTTGGAGATATTTGATGCTTTTAGAGCAAAAGACTTTTGGGCTGGAGCGTATTTCTCAAAACCAGATTGGAATTCGCCTTATTATTGGGATCCAAAGTATCCACCAAGAGATAGAAATGTTAATTACGAACCAGAGGCTAATCCTGAAGCATGGAATAAGTTCACAGAGTTTACACATAATCAAATACTAGAATTATTAACGGATTATGGCAAAATTGACATTTTATGGCTAGATGGTGGTTGGGTAGCAAAAACACCAAAATCACAAATCACCAGTTGGTATGACGAACAACTTAAAAATAATGATAATGGTTATTTAAAACATAGAATTGTTAACCAAGACATTAAAATGGACGAGTTGGTTGTGAAAGCACGCGAAAAACAACCAGAATTAATTGTAGTAGACAGAGCTGTATATGGTAAGAATCAAAATTATTTAACACCAGAAAACCGTGTTCCAGATAAAGAATTGCCTTATCCTTGGGAATCGTGTATCATATCTGGAGGAGGATGGTCGCATACAGTAAATGCAAAGTATATGAGTGGGAGAGATGGTGTACAATTACTTGTGGATATTGTGGCTAAGGGTGGTAATTTATTGCTTAATGTAGCACCAACTCCAGAAGGTGAATGGCAAGAAGGTGCGTATAGACTTTTAGAAGATTATGGCAAGTGGATAGACATTAACGGTGAAGGTATTTATAACAGTAAAGTATTGCAGCCTTATAAAGAAGATAATATTTGCATGACACAACAGGATGATGGGACGTCCTATTTTTTCTATATGTGTAAAGAAAATGAAGCTAATATGCCTTCAGAGATTATTGTAAAATCTCATGCTCCAGCAAAAGGTAGCAAAGTGTCATTATTAGGAAGTAATAAATCTTTAAAATATGAACTTCTTGATGAAGGATTTAAAATATTTATCCCAAAGTCATTGCAAAATAGTCCACCTAGTGATTATGTATGGACGATAAAAGTTTCTAAACTGAAATAACTATAAAAAGGTTACTTCCTTTTATTCCGCTTATTATAATTCTTGTTACCTCTGGTTTTATGCTTCTTGTCATTCCTGCCTTTCGTCTGCGCTCAAGATAAACTACAGCAGGAATCTACTTACAAAGAAAAATAGTAATTTTAGTTAAAAACTAAATGCACAAAAATGTTCATCAATATTACTTGTATCTGCTGTCTAATAAATACAATGGCACTTTATACATTGGCGTAACCAATGACTTAGAGCGCAGAATGTTTGAGCATAAAAACAAACTCATTGAAGGTTTCACCAAAAACTACGGCTTAAATCGTTTAGTCTATTTTGAAACATATCAATACATTAAAGATGCAATAAAAAGAGAGAAGAACATGAAGAAATGGAAACGAGAATGGAAAATAAAGTTAATTGAAGAGGATAACCCTAATTGGGGTGATTTGTCTAAAGATTGGCCTTATTTAAAGGATTAGACTTTCTAGAACTCTTGTGGATTCCTGCCTACGCAGGAATGACAATAGGGTTTTTGAAAAAGCGACTATGAGGACGAGAAACTAACTTATTATTTCTTATTCCGCTTATTATAATTCTTGTTACCTCTGGTTTTATGCTTCTTGTCATTCCTACCTTTCGTCTGCGCCCAAGATAAACTACAGCAGGAATCCACTTATTTATTTCTTAGTGTAAAATAAAATTTAACTCTTATTCCGTAACGCAATTTTTTTTTAGTCGTCTTAATTAAATAATCACATATTTTTTATAATATAAAATAATGAAAATAACCTCTTTTTTAAAGTGTCCATTAGTTACTCTTGCCTTATTAGTTTTATTATCTCTACCAACCAATGCACAGACATTAGAGGCCAAAATAGATAGCTTATTATTTGCAAAATATGAATCAATAGCTCCTGGAGCTGCTTT is from Pontimicrobium sp. SW4 and encodes:
- a CDS encoding MotA/TolQ/ExbB proton channel family protein, whose amino-acid sequence is MITLSITPTSLIVNPFADRFSEGGPFMMTLILICLLLSIFFLIKGFMNVNKDSNNSKKMLKLAIDSSLLGLVIGFFASILGLISAFDSVEAMGNPDPSVFAGGLKVSLLTATFGLFTFIIARIGILILKGLHKD
- a CDS encoding alpha/beta hydrolase-fold protein translates to MKNMVAISRFLVILGFVFFNQNMTSQSVENNSVEVETEVIDSLFSNILNESREYWVRLPENYNPNSKTKYPIVYLLDGFSLKNNLETVYNNYWGHYLPHMILVGISNRTNRTRDLTISKIEERRGSAMNLDTGGADNFRQFIEKELIPYIDKTYPTTSYRTLIGHSYAGLFALDVLINNNHLFKNYIAIDPSIEWDNQKLLIQAKEKLKSESFKGKSLFVSLAAEQLHMQNEAVTMDNIMEDTSEFTLFARSIIDFSNFASSQKQNELNFSWKVYPEDLHGTVPLPSMRDGLVFLFKWYQFKSPQKYNNPETSVEELREMLKNQERVYSNNFGTPTPPMIEELLNAYGYMNLQMAQPEKALLFFNLAVEYYPNSANGYDGLVDFYLEKKDKINALKNANKAFELNKDDYYRNRIKSIKKMN
- a CDS encoding TetR/AcrR family transcriptional regulator, which codes for MDKRKQIIDVATKLFSERGYENTPLSAVCEVANVSKGLIFHHFKSKNHLLREIFSNTTKLIEDINQSSSSKQSPKEKLKEIIESVFRQLEADKLFFQLNLNLMLQPSTRDVLNDLIKERSSIILDSTKLIFSEIDSKNAEVLSYMFIAELDGIALNYLCIFEDYPLRHIKKQILDKYT
- a CDS encoding GNAT family N-acetyltransferase, translated to MNFIKTDDSKTINEFRKALYKTFVAPLDSMWQDLYIASSQAYLIKKDNKHIGYCCIDSNAALLQVFVTNENRCLMQTIVRELIDSKHISSASLSAIEPVSFNACLFHSASMKTNTFCYEYSNRPLNDKNSLNVELVTPEYSNAIRSYYKEHVGFDDTFGYVDNLVSRNELYMSLENDKIIATGECRLSDTQSNYADVGVSVNKEHRKKGLATKMLQQMALKAIEQDRHPICSTTIDNVGSQKAIERAGFYCSNIIFDMKFN
- the rsgA gene encoding ribosome small subunit-dependent GTPase A, with product MTLQDLGYNDSLESFRIENGLDTFLVGRVILEHKERYVVKTPNAEFDAELIGNLRFTAESRYDFPAVGDWVAFTEYDEGKGLIHKVFPHHSILERQAVGKSGQVQIIATNIDYGLIVQAVDRDFNLNRLERYLTICNAAKVKPIIVLNKTDLINQTELNAIMNRVTDRIKDVTTIAVNNEPNGYKALEAFIKKGNTYCLLGSSGVGKSTLLNGLSGNELMKTAEISTSVNKGKHTTSHRELIVLKNGGVLIDNPGMREVGIADTTSGLEVTFDTILEYAQSCRFKDCTHEHENGCAVQEALENGDLDLSSYTNFRKMEREKEHFESDALERKKKDKDLGKLIKKVVRQKRDSKY
- a CDS encoding type II CAAX endopeptidase family protein gives rise to the protein MQNSTTERKETWKTIFLFLMIVTIISTPFHLAIVNLYPSRIYVGALMWCPAIAAIITLKLKGRPISSIHWKWADWKYIRMSYFIPALYVLITYILIWIFGLGGLSNEESIMEWATELGLVGIGTLKPAFAIIIGIILLGTVGVIRAMATVLGEEIGWRGFLIYESRKVLSFTGVSFFVGFIWAFWHWPILLYYSENVTLEFITFFVFVISMSFIMTYYTFKSKSLWPAVIFHSVSNVFVQKIFPPITTKVEGSEHWLGENGIMFAIVTLAFGMYFWRKAIKEKL
- a CDS encoding DUF2971 domain-containing protein, whose amino-acid sequence is MDECKTYLKKAYRFLTFDGLFKTIETKSFRLTRVDKFNDPLDNSPLITPSDWIEYSREENKGFFSIAKEHIFKNVFKSNYICCFSKHYCENDSYLMWSHYADSHSQVCFEIDFSIHKYLGGPSEVSYPDCLVTERENFKTNKDINDSKLGLFLVTNKLNNWSYESEVRLIVDILHPNFDYQRFKISDNADYIFADFDLKLISKVIFGVESKLFNELKTRCLFEGNNLYPKYEKMYIDPIDLKLKSKTYKFK
- a CDS encoding alpha-L-fucosidase, with the protein product MKQLLFIIAFLFIQSVSYSQHEGEEHYVPETNPLVLDKIEQWQDLKFGLLMHWGAYSQWGIVESWSLCPEEYGWCERTAGSNPNNYNVYVEEYRNLKKTFNPIKFNPEKWADAANKAGMKYVIFTTKHHDGFSMFDSKYTDYKVTDPECAFSSNPRSNIALEIFDAFRAKDFWAGAYFSKPDWNSPYYWDPKYPPRDRNVNYEPEANPEAWNKFTEFTHNQILELLTDYGKIDILWLDGGWVAKTPKSQITSWYDEQLKNNDNGYLKHRIVNQDIKMDELVVKAREKQPELIVVDRAVYGKNQNYLTPENRVPDKELPYPWESCIISGGGWSHTVNAKYMSGRDGVQLLVDIVAKGGNLLLNVAPTPEGEWQEGAYRLLEDYGKWIDINGEGIYNSKVLQPYKEDNICMTQQDDGTSYFFYMCKENEANMPSEIIVKSHAPAKGSKVSLLGSNKSLKYELLDEGFKIFIPKSLQNSPPSDYVWTIKVSKLK
- a CDS encoding GIY-YIG nuclease family protein; translated protein: MHKNVHQYYLYLLSNKYNGTLYIGVTNDLERRMFEHKNKLIEGFTKNYGLNRLVYFETYQYIKDAIKREKNMKKWKREWKIKLIEEDNPNWGDLSKDWPYLKD